A stretch of the Synechocystis sp. PCC 7338 genome encodes the following:
- a CDS encoding calcium-binding protein → MALSPNIIAALQIMYTGKGVSTSDLNWWATDGANITYDEAVALFANSADAKVKYPFFQAPQTANKRQYIAQVFANLYNIDINDTSLVPTEELDYWINWLSLAPDNYLVFPSALNHASAAAGLTNRLDALINKTDTSLLFAETFSSVGVNTFTPDQSVDASTVIAGVDETPGSVLIAEAQIIELAAGVNVFTIAQAQATPNLPPLYTISDSADNLIAGTADSVVVDATTVIANQSPAAPLTVDNAEILLATADSLAPGVTWDILDSATDVLGGGVAVSGAASVGITDPFVDVATADDLTALANFDGIYAIEDTSAAILANTAVAAGATSVSLTDPGVPVTVAGAQTLQGLGNFEGPYNIEDTSAAILGAASSPAVLGADSVSLSDPLAGVTVAGAETLQGLGNFVGPYNISDTSANILAAESSPAVLAADSVALSNPSTPVTVAGAETLQGLGNFAGPYNIQDTSPNIIAAATSPAVLGAETVSLDDSFAFVTVAGSDILLGLGNFVGPYSILDTSANILAAATSPAVLGADAVVLSNPGVGITVADAEILQGLGNFVGAYNILDTSANILAAATSPAVLGADSVVLSNSSVPVTVADAEVLQGLGNFEGPYAIEDTSANILAAATSPAVLDATSVTLSDPGVAITVADAKTLQDLGNFGGLYNIEDTSAAILGNATSAAVLNAESVILSNPGVPVSVAGAQTLQGLGNFEGPYHIEDTSANILAAATTPAVLDATSVELSDPGVPVTVAEAEILQGLPTFAGPYNIEDTSAAILAAATTGAVLDADSVTLSDPGVPVTVDGAETLQGLGNFVGPYNIEDTSAAILAAATTGAVLDADSVTLSDPGVPVTVDGAETLQGLGNFVGPYNIEDTSAAILAAATTGAVLDADSVTLSDPGVGITVADAEVLQGLGNFVGPYHILDTSANILAAASSAAVIDATSVSLSDPGVGVTVAEAETLADIPGFGGPYSIADSLEALTAAIGNPVVDGATDYSLTNTPGSLGIISDAQLLIVQGALNELDYTFTTVDITASRPQVNEGSVTEILVTLSEAQATDTTVTFFLTPGDPTAPDTGTDESNTNDFIGGQFNPITVIIPAGELSASVDYSPFLDGIAELTEGFSVVVTISGSAAGALFDLGDLAILDGPGDGSTVNLTVGNDIVSATTFIAAPELSIGGLTANTLNTGDKLTGIGEDTSLTVTWVASTFGSNLVQLQMKGVEDLNVTLLQDDLNIFANNPGGVTVTDVKNLKASGSVNGDFSLVDLQSTLETITVQNYFFGDDVNVTIGDPFLAGDDDVLELLLDQVTASKTGNTRVNVSDFSGTGGYENLGITSGVTTTSKGITNTVEIDGILEVENIGITGNENLTLATSLISSTVNVDATGSALIPEFQGNPVFTGDLKAFVDTPGGDLTFLSGSGNDVISISRDANTAGHVLDGGKGNDTLAITGDAFSTFDAGHTVIGGEGNDFILLTGVADGPIAGHVVNGVDLGGGVFAEVGGDGDDTIIIEGDAVGSSAGHVVFGGKGLDFIDIIGNAIAINSEAGHAVDAGDDDDIVLISGDATATTTLVNDDALAGHTVNGGKGNDLIFIEGDAFAEASDGDADAGHLVNGGDGNDIITIGDGVDDGVDDGDATAFASLVDGTADAGHTVNGGDGNDIITINGDAFAVGFLAFNGHLVDGGAGNDDIFLNGDGNHFAFGGTGDDLIVMTGVGNVSFFGEDGEDTLVGNAGNDFLSGGANDDFLIGGDGNDTLVGGEDDDTMFGDEGDDLFIIDAGIDFVGDLGNSTTPEGDQFQVSKNAVANIAVVGDWIALPDVPPQEGTWNQGEANLEIASPLGLLVDLSDANTGPGAPSPTNGFTVVGNVGDDTIIGSLDDDTLSGGIGEDEIDGGLGDDIINGGAGDDELVGDLRLGGAKIEAVSLAFVGGNDTIDGGTGEDEIAGDLWIGAGTIIITDSSVIGGDDSIDGGTDDDEIAGDVRLGSKTVTITGSSFTGGNDTIDGGEGSDEIAGDLMIGAGTVTITNSTLTGGGDIIEGGTGSDEVAGDVMIGAGTVTITNSSLTGGGDIIEGGTGDDVIVGDLSISSGGLVTLTDYTLLGGNDTLLGQDLLGAGSGSEFIVGDAFVDSDQLTVNGLKFGSFNPSTGLVEVGNDLLIGGNGGNEIFGDLFFLTNKAPTLATVTKLTLIGGNDVIIGGDAEDLLVGDFAFQIDDGNDFGDGNLVSLSDATKFAVAGGKDFLEGGKGDDTYYGGGGIDTIVLGNNITDPFGAGLNGDNELWYMNGASENAARNGANVDVITGFNTINDKFVFAAGNGNFLANLNLQAGVPTLAVGGSLVPPVPVGLYPVNGTVFTLAPTVTNATADNLNNVFESVTNTVASFSGGIPLFSPVLPFPFVGLLASNLQMQQINVTSGDLAGRQFLFINDGVAEVNTQDDFLVEITGVTGTFGGAIPLTENFEVRAFNV, encoded by the coding sequence ATGGCACTAAGTCCTAACATAATTGCGGCTCTGCAGATCATGTACACCGGCAAGGGTGTATCTACCAGCGATCTGAACTGGTGGGCTACAGATGGGGCAAATATCACCTACGACGAAGCAGTTGCCCTGTTTGCTAACAGCGCTGATGCGAAAGTGAAGTATCCCTTCTTCCAAGCGCCCCAAACTGCGAATAAGCGTCAATACATTGCTCAAGTTTTTGCCAATCTCTACAACATTGACATTAACGACACTTCCCTGGTCCCCACAGAGGAACTTGACTATTGGATTAACTGGTTGTCATTGGCTCCCGACAACTATTTAGTTTTCCCCAGCGCGCTCAATCATGCTTCTGCTGCTGCGGGTCTGACCAACCGGTTGGATGCTTTGATCAACAAAACTGATACGTCTCTCCTCTTTGCTGAAACGTTTTCCAGTGTTGGCGTCAATACTTTCACCCCCGACCAGTCTGTCGATGCGAGCACAGTTATTGCTGGAGTTGACGAAACTCCTGGGAGTGTGTTGATTGCAGAGGCTCAAATCATTGAACTGGCTGCGGGCGTAAACGTCTTTACCATTGCTCAAGCTCAGGCGACACCTAATCTGCCCCCTCTCTACACCATTAGCGACAGTGCCGATAACTTAATTGCTGGCACCGCTGACTCTGTTGTGGTTGATGCCACCACCGTCATTGCCAACCAATCCCCCGCGGCTCCTTTGACTGTGGACAATGCGGAAATTCTGCTTGCCACCGCCGATTCTTTGGCTCCCGGTGTTACCTGGGACATTCTTGATTCCGCCACCGACGTCCTTGGTGGTGGTGTTGCCGTATCCGGTGCCGCCAGTGTTGGTATCACAGATCCCTTTGTCGATGTTGCCACCGCTGATGATCTAACTGCGTTAGCTAATTTTGATGGTATCTACGCCATTGAAGATACTTCCGCCGCTATCCTCGCCAACACGGCGGTTGCTGCCGGTGCCACCAGTGTATCTCTCACCGACCCCGGTGTACCTGTAACCGTTGCCGGTGCTCAAACTCTCCAAGGTTTGGGTAACTTTGAGGGTCCCTACAACATTGAGGACACCTCCGCCGCTATCTTGGGTGCTGCTAGTTCCCCTGCAGTCCTTGGTGCCGATAGTGTCAGTTTGTCCGACCCCCTAGCCGGCGTAACCGTGGCTGGAGCGGAAACTCTCCAAGGTTTGGGCAACTTTGTCGGTCCTTACAATATTTCTGACACCTCTGCCAACATTTTGGCGGCGGAAAGCTCCCCTGCGGTGCTTGCTGCCGACAGCGTTGCTCTTTCTAATCCTTCAACTCCCGTAACCGTTGCCGGTGCCGAAACCCTCCAAGGTTTGGGGAACTTCGCCGGCCCCTACAACATCCAGGACACGTCCCCCAACATTATTGCGGCGGCCACCTCTCCCGCAGTTCTTGGTGCTGAAACCGTCAGCCTAGATGATTCCTTTGCTTTTGTAACCGTTGCCGGTTCCGATATTCTGCTCGGTTTGGGCAACTTTGTAGGGCCCTACAGCATCCTTGATACCTCTGCCAATATTTTGGCGGCGGCTACCTCTCCCGCAGTTCTTGGTGCCGATGCCGTTGTCCTCTCCAATCCTGGTGTTGGTATAACTGTTGCGGATGCTGAAATCCTCCAAGGTTTGGGTAACTTCGTAGGTGCTTACAACATCCTCGATACCTCTGCCAATATTTTGGCGGCGGCTACCTCTCCCGCGGTTCTCGGTGCCGACAGCGTTGTCCTATCCAACTCTTCAGTTCCCGTAACCGTTGCCGATGCGGAAGTTCTTCAAGGTTTAGGTAACTTTGAAGGACCCTATGCCATTGAAGACACCTCTGCCAATATTTTGGCGGCAGCTACTTCTCCCGCGGTACTGGATGCCACCAGTGTGACCCTGTCTGACCCCGGTGTGGCCATAACCGTTGCCGATGCCAAAACCCTCCAAGATCTCGGTAACTTTGGTGGTCTTTACAACATTGAAGATACCTCTGCTGCCATCTTGGGGAATGCAACCTCTGCTGCAGTTCTTAATGCTGAGAGCGTTATCCTTTCCAATCCTGGTGTACCCGTAAGCGTTGCCGGTGCCCAAACTCTCCAAGGGCTGGGCAACTTTGAAGGGCCCTACCACATCGAAGACACTTCTGCCAACATTCTTGCGGCGGCTACTACCCCTGCCGTTCTTGATGCTACCAGCGTGGAACTGTCCGACCCCGGTGTGCCCGTAACCGTTGCTGAGGCTGAAATTCTCCAAGGCTTACCCACCTTCGCTGGCCCCTACAACATCGAAGATACTTCCGCCGCTATTTTGGCCGCCGCCACCACCGGTGCGGTACTCGATGCCGATAGCGTCACCCTGTCTGACCCTGGTGTACCCGTAACCGTTGATGGTGCCGAAACCCTCCAGGGCTTGGGTAACTTTGTTGGTCCCTACAACATCGAAGATACTTCTGCCGCTATTTTGGCTGCTGCCACCACCGGTGCGGTACTCGATGCCGATAGCGTCACCCTGTCTGACCCTGGTGTGCCCGTAACCGTTGATGGTGCCGAAACCCTCCAGGGCTTGGGTAACTTTGTTGGTCCTTACAACATCGAAGATACTTCTGCTGCCATCTTGGCCGCCGCCACCACTGGTGCGGTACTCGATGCCGATAGCGTCACCCTGTCTGACCCCGGTGTTGGTATTACCGTTGCCGATGCTGAAGTTCTGCAAGGTTTAGGCAACTTCGTTGGTCCCTACCACATTCTCGATACATCTGCGAATATTCTGGCCGCTGCTAGCTCTGCTGCGGTAATCGATGCCACTAGTGTTAGTCTGTCCGATCCCGGTGTGGGAGTTACCGTTGCTGAAGCGGAGACTCTCGCCGATATCCCTGGTTTCGGCGGTCCCTACAGCATCGCTGATAGCCTGGAAGCCTTGACTGCTGCCATTGGCAATCCCGTGGTTGATGGTGCTACGGATTACAGTTTAACCAACACTCCTGGTTCCCTCGGTATCATCTCCGATGCCCAGTTGTTGATTGTTCAGGGCGCCCTCAACGAGTTGGACTACACCTTCACCACCGTTGATATCACTGCTTCTCGTCCCCAGGTCAACGAAGGTTCTGTAACCGAAATTCTGGTTACCTTGAGTGAAGCCCAGGCAACGGACACAACAGTCACCTTCTTCCTTACCCCAGGCGATCCCACTGCCCCCGACACTGGTACTGACGAGTCCAACACTAATGACTTTATTGGTGGTCAGTTCAATCCCATTACGGTCATTATTCCTGCTGGTGAGCTTTCGGCATCCGTTGATTACTCTCCCTTCCTGGATGGCATTGCTGAGTTGACTGAAGGATTCAGCGTTGTTGTTACCATCTCTGGTTCCGCCGCCGGTGCATTGTTTGACCTGGGCGACCTGGCTATTCTGGATGGCCCCGGCGATGGCAGTACCGTCAACCTTACCGTTGGTAATGACATCGTTTCCGCCACCACTTTCATCGCTGCTCCTGAGTTGTCGATCGGCGGTCTCACTGCAAATACTTTAAACACCGGCGATAAGCTAACCGGTATTGGTGAAGATACCAGCCTCACTGTTACTTGGGTGGCAAGTACCTTTGGCAGTAACCTGGTTCAACTGCAGATGAAAGGGGTAGAAGACCTCAACGTCACCTTGCTCCAGGATGACTTGAATATCTTCGCCAACAATCCTGGTGGTGTTACCGTCACAGACGTGAAGAACCTGAAAGCCAGCGGTAGTGTTAATGGCGATTTCTCTCTGGTTGATCTCCAGAGCACCCTGGAAACCATCACGGTTCAGAACTACTTCTTTGGTGATGATGTCAACGTTACCATCGGCGATCCTTTCCTAGCCGGGGATGACGATGTTCTTGAACTTCTCCTTGACCAGGTTACAGCTAGCAAAACTGGCAACACCCGCGTTAATGTCAGTGACTTCTCTGGTACCGGTGGCTATGAAAACCTAGGTATCACGTCCGGTGTTACCACCACCTCGAAAGGCATTACCAATACGGTAGAAATTGACGGCATTTTAGAGGTTGAGAATATAGGCATCACTGGCAATGAGAACCTAACTCTGGCTACGTCTCTTATTAGCTCCACCGTTAATGTTGATGCCACTGGTTCTGCTTTGATTCCTGAGTTTCAGGGTAACCCCGTCTTCACTGGTGACCTCAAAGCTTTTGTTGATACCCCCGGTGGTGACTTAACCTTCCTGAGCGGTTCCGGCAACGATGTGATTTCCATCTCTCGGGATGCCAATACCGCTGGTCACGTCCTCGATGGTGGCAAGGGCAATGACACGCTCGCCATTACCGGTGACGCATTCAGCACGTTTGATGCTGGTCACACTGTTATCGGTGGTGAAGGCAATGACTTTATCCTTCTCACTGGTGTTGCCGATGGTCCCATTGCTGGCCACGTTGTCAACGGTGTTGATCTAGGCGGCGGTGTATTTGCTGAGGTTGGTGGTGATGGCGACGATACCATCATCATCGAAGGCGATGCTGTCGGCTCCTCCGCTGGTCATGTGGTCTTCGGTGGTAAAGGTTTAGACTTCATCGACATTATTGGCAATGCCATTGCTATCAACTCCGAGGCTGGCCACGCAGTTGATGCTGGCGATGATGATGACATTGTTCTCATCAGTGGTGATGCTACTGCTACAACAACTCTGGTAAATGACGATGCTCTTGCTGGTCACACCGTTAACGGGGGCAAGGGCAATGACCTTATCTTCATTGAAGGTGACGCTTTTGCCGAAGCCTCTGATGGTGATGCAGATGCTGGTCACCTTGTCAATGGTGGCGATGGCAACGATATTATTACCATCGGTGATGGTGTTGATGATGGTGTTGATGATGGCGATGCCACTGCTTTCGCTTCACTAGTTGACGGTACTGCTGATGCTGGTCACACCGTTAATGGTGGTGATGGAAACGACATCATTACTATCAACGGGGATGCTTTTGCTGTTGGTTTCCTCGCCTTTAATGGTCACCTTGTTGATGGTGGCGCTGGTAATGACGACATCTTCCTCAATGGCGACGGCAACCACTTCGCATTTGGTGGTACTGGCGACGACCTAATTGTCATGACCGGAGTTGGTAACGTTAGCTTCTTCGGTGAAGACGGCGAAGACACCCTGGTTGGTAATGCCGGTAATGACTTCCTCTCTGGTGGCGCCAATGATGACTTCTTGATTGGTGGCGACGGCAACGACACCCTGGTCGGCGGTGAAGATGACGACACCATGTTCGGTGACGAAGGAGACGATCTCTTTATTATTGATGCTGGCATCGACTTCGTTGGTGATTTGGGCAACAGCACAACTCCTGAGGGCGATCAGTTCCAGGTTTCCAAGAATGCCGTAGCCAATATTGCCGTGGTCGGCGACTGGATCGCACTCCCAGATGTACCACCACAAGAAGGTACATGGAACCAGGGCGAAGCGAATCTCGAAATTGCTAGCCCCCTCGGTCTGTTGGTTGATTTGTCTGATGCCAATACCGGCCCCGGTGCACCTTCCCCCACCAATGGCTTCACCGTTGTTGGCAACGTGGGTGACGACACCATCATTGGTAGTCTCGACGATGACACCCTCTCCGGTGGCATTGGAGAAGATGAAATTGATGGCGGTCTTGGTGATGACATCATCAATGGCGGTGCTGGTGACGACGAACTAGTCGGCGATCTCCGCCTCGGTGGCGCCAAGATTGAGGCAGTCTCTCTCGCTTTCGTTGGTGGTAATGACACTATCGACGGTGGTACCGGAGAGGATGAAATCGCTGGTGACCTCTGGATTGGTGCTGGGACTATCATAATCACTGATAGCTCTGTTATCGGTGGTGATGACTCCATTGACGGTGGCACCGATGATGACGAGATCGCTGGTGATGTAAGGCTTGGTAGCAAAACAGTCACCATTACGGGCAGTAGCTTTACCGGTGGCAATGACACTATTGACGGTGGTGAAGGTAGTGACGAAATTGCTGGTGACCTGATGATCGGTGCTGGCACAGTTACCATTACCAACAGCACCCTTACCGGTGGTGGCGACATCATCGAAGGGGGTACTGGCAGTGACGAAGTTGCTGGTGATGTCATGATTGGCGCTGGTACAGTCACCATTACTAACAGTAGCCTTACCGGTGGTGGCGACATCATCGAAGGGGGTACTGGCGACGATGTAATTGTTGGTGACTTGTCGATCAGTTCTGGTGGGTTAGTTACCCTGACCGATTACACCCTGCTCGGTGGTAACGACACGCTATTGGGTCAAGACCTCTTGGGCGCAGGCAGCGGCAGCGAGTTCATCGTTGGTGATGCCTTTGTTGACTCTGACCAACTCACCGTCAACGGATTGAAGTTTGGTTCGTTTAACCCAAGTACTGGTCTAGTTGAAGTTGGCAACGACCTACTCATCGGTGGTAATGGCGGTAACGAAATCTTCGGTGATTTGTTCTTCCTGACGAATAAGGCTCCTACCCTTGCTACTGTCACTAAACTCACCTTGATTGGTGGTAACGACGTTATCATCGGTGGCGATGCTGAAGACCTTCTGGTTGGTGACTTTGCCTTCCAAATTGATGATGGTAACGACTTCGGGGATGGCAATCTTGTTAGCCTTTCTGATGCCACCAAGTTTGCCGTAGCTGGTGGTAAGGACTTCCTGGAAGGTGGCAAAGGTGACGACACCTACTACGGTGGTGGCGGCATCGATACCATTGTCCTTGGTAACAATATCACCGATCCCTTTGGAGCAGGTCTCAACGGCGACAACGAACTCTGGTACATGAACGGTGCTTCTGAAAACGCAGCTCGCAACGGTGCCAACGTTGACGTTATCACTGGTTTCAACACCATTAATGACAAGTTCGTGTTTGCCGCTGGGAATGGCAACTTCTTGGCTAACCTCAACTTGCAGGCAGGAGTTCCTACCTTGGCGGTTGGTGGCAGCTTAGTTCCCCCTGTACCAGTCGGTCTATATCCCGTCAACGGTACGGTGTTCACCTTGGCTCCCACGGTGACCAATGCCACCGCTGATAACTTGAACAATGTGTTCGAGTCTGTAACCAATACGGTGGCCTCTTTCTCTGGTGGGATTCCTTTATTCAGCCCTGTACTTCCATTCCCCTTTGTGGGACTGTTGGCTTCCAACCTCCAGATGCAACAAATCAACGTTACTTCTGGGGACCTCGCCGGTCGTCAATTCCTGTTCATCAACGACGGCGTTGCTGAAGTTAATACCCAAGACGACTTCCTCGTGGAAATCACCGGTGTTACCGGTACCTTCGGCGGTGCGATTCCTCTCACCGAAAACTTCGAAGTTCGTGCGTTCAACGTCTAA
- a CDS encoding endonuclease domain-containing protein, protein MTQLKEGDFFLPYNKNLVERARKMRKNPTPAERKLWHLLKSTRPFGRGRIRIWRQRPINHFIVDFYIPQLKLVIEVDGDSHFSLDGQAYDQERSRILEGYDLIVLRFTNHEVLHNLDEVWERICEFLPF, encoded by the coding sequence ATGACTCAACTTAAAGAAGGCGATTTTTTCCTCCCCTATAATAAAAATTTAGTCGAACGGGCCAGGAAAATGCGTAAAAATCCCACTCCGGCAGAGCGAAAACTCTGGCACTTATTAAAGAGTACTAGGCCCTTTGGTCGGGGTCGCATTCGGATTTGGAGGCAGCGGCCCATCAATCATTTCATTGTCGATTTTTATATTCCCCAATTAAAGTTAGTAATTGAAGTGGATGGTGATTCCCATTTTTCCCTTGATGGTCAAGCCTACGACCAAGAACGGTCCCGTATTCTCGAGGGATATGACTTAATCGTTCTTCGTTTCACCAACCATGAAGTTCTGCATAATCTTGATGAGGTTTGGGAGCGTATTTGTGAGTTTTTACCTTTTTAA